One Bdellovibrionales bacterium CG10_big_fil_rev_8_21_14_0_10_45_34 genomic region harbors:
- a CDS encoding regulator for granula-associated protein codes for MLETSSSSKVNSSPKVIKRYQNRKLYDTQQSCYVTLEDIAKMIRASEEVTIVDNKTKRDITASTLAQIIFEAEKKASEYAPLKVLRDIIQTGNGSMSSYLAKLNVFEPSEIRRELDRSAPIEAEPKSYDDLKSSIDQRISSAANSLNESANTTLPTSSQNAIEITPELPGARSFEN; via the coding sequence ATTTTGGAAACTTCTTCGAGCAGCAAAGTCAACAGCTCTCCAAAGGTTATTAAGCGATATCAAAACCGCAAGCTTTATGACACTCAGCAGAGCTGCTACGTGACATTAGAAGATATAGCAAAAATGATTCGCGCGAGTGAAGAGGTCACGATTGTCGATAACAAAACAAAACGTGACATTACAGCTTCCACTTTGGCTCAAATTATTTTTGAAGCAGAAAAGAAAGCCTCTGAGTACGCTCCCCTAAAGGTTCTAAGAGATATCATTCAAACTGGTAACGGCAGCATGTCGAGTTACCTTGCAAAACTGAATGTTTTTGAGCCCTCAGAAATACGTAGAGAGCTTGACCGCTCAGCACCCATTGAGGCTGAACCTAAGTCCTATGACGACTTGAAGTCGTCTATTGATCAAAGGATTTCTTCTGCGGCAAATTCTTTGAATGAATCCGCCAATACGACGCTTCCGACATCGTCACAAAATGCTATAGAAATCACACCGGAGCTTCCCGGCGCTCGGTCTTTTGAGAACTAA